Proteins encoded together in one Capricornis sumatraensis isolate serow.1 chromosome 3, serow.2, whole genome shotgun sequence window:
- the STMN1 gene encoding stathmin, giving the protein MASSDIQVKELEKRASGQAFELILSPRSKESVPEFPLSPPKKKDLSLEEIQKKLEAAEERRKSHEAEVLKQLAEKREHEKEVLQKAIEENNNFSKMAEEKLTHKMEANKENREAQMAAKLERLREKDKHVEEVRKNKESKDPADETEAD; this is encoded by the exons ATGGCTTCTTCTG ATATCCAGGTGAAGGAACTGGAGAAGCGTGCCTCAGGCCAGGCTTTTGAGCTGATTCTCAGCCCTCGGTCAAAAGAATCTGTCCCAGAatttcccctttcccctcctAAGAAGAAGGATCTTTCCCTGGAGGAAATTCAGAAGAAAttagaagctgcagaagaaagacGCAAG TCCCATGAAGCTGAGGTCTTGAAGCAGCTTGCTGAGAAACGGGAGCACGAGAAGGAGGTGCTTCAGAAGGCGATAGAGGAGAACAACAACTTCAGCAAGATGGCGGAAGAGAAGCTGACCCACAAGATGGAGGCCAACAAAGAGAACCGGGAGGCGCAGATGGCCGCCAAGCTGGAGCGCCTGCGGGAGAAG GACAAGCACGTTGAAGAAGTGCGGAAGAACAAAGAATCCAAAGATCCTGCTGATGAGACTGAAGCCGACTAA